The Reyranella humidisoli DNA segment TATTCATTACCTATCGGACGGGCCTAGATCGATGCGTTCAACACCGGACGAGGTCGATCCACTATGCACACGTTGCCGGAGACAGGCTATTTGCGACTGCCCCAGATTCTGGGCAATCCCACTGCACGCCCCCCGATTCCTGCCGTCATCCCGGTCGGTCGCTCGACCTGGTGGGCCGGCGTCAAGGCGGGCCGCTTCCCCAAGCCGGTCAAGCTGGGACCGCGTACCACGGCCTGGAAGGTCGAAGACATCCGCGCCCTGATCGAGCGCTGGAACGCCTGAGAACCGTGGCACCGCGCCGGATCAATCCCAGACTAGCGAAGCTTCATCGCAACTACACCGCTGAGGAAGTTGCGAGCCTGCTCGACGTGAACAGGCAGACCGTCTGGAAATGGCTCAAGATCGGCTTGAAGGCCATCGATGGTCGCCGTCCTATCCTGATCATGGGGGAGGAGCTGCGCCGCTTCCTCTACGAGCGCAGGGCCAAGCGCAAGCGGCCCACGCCGCCCGGCATGATCTACTGCCTGGGATGTCGGGAGCCTCGCTCGCCTGCCGGCAACATGGTGGACTTCATCCCGCTGAGCCCGACCACGGGCAACCTTCAGGGCATCTGCCCGACCTGCGAGTCGATGCTCTACCGCCGCATCAACCTTGGTCGGATCGAAGATGTTCGCGGCAATCTCGACGTGACGTTCACGCAACCGGGTCCGCGCATAACTGATTGCGCCAACCCCTCCGTGAACCACTACTCCGACAACCCCGGAACCGCCCATGCCGACGCATAACCCTGAAAACGAGCGTATCAAGCGCCGCTACTTCGCCTATCTGAAGGAAGCCAAACGCCGTGGCGAGCCGTCCGTGGATGGCGCGGCCAAGGCCTTCAGCCGCTTCGAGACCCATACGAAGTTCCGCGACTTCAAGGCTTTCCACAGGGAGCAGGCGATAGCCTTCAAGCGCCATCTTGCCGAGCAATCTGCCGTCGCAACCGGCAAGCCTCTCAGCAAGGCGACACTCTATTCGACCATGGGCGCGCTGAAAGCATTCTTTCAGTGGC contains these protein-coding regions:
- a CDS encoding helix-turn-helix transcriptional regulator, which gives rise to MRLPQILGNPTARPPIPAVIPVGRSTWWAGVKAGRFPKPVKLGPRTTAWKVEDIRALIERWNA
- a CDS encoding helix-turn-helix domain-containing protein, which encodes MAPRRINPRLAKLHRNYTAEEVASLLDVNRQTVWKWLKIGLKAIDGRRPILIMGEELRRFLYERRAKRKRPTPPGMIYCLGCREPRSPAGNMVDFIPLSPTTGNLQGICPTCESMLYRRINLGRIEDVRGNLDVTFTQPGPRITDCANPSVNHYSDNPGTAHADA